The window atatataatatatatatatatatatatatatatatatatatatatattgccagataaccttgcttcctgctttattattttcccatcaattttgattttgcatcgtagtgggtatttagatgttatacatttttgtcatacatttttttaaatgggcttttataagtctcttaataattttggataggaccagtagtaaggcaataggtctatagttgcagatatTTGCAgacgatttttcaccacccttataaagagaaataatattGGCTATGTTTAGGCACTCtgaaaatataccttttttaaacgAATCGTTAATTAGTGGGACCAGGAAAATTTTATGTATAGAGCATTAGTACTTCAGGAAggtttgcttttgatactactgatcgTTTGGATCAGTGCAGATTTATCAACTGATCTTATAAAGAATGGATTCAAGACATTTTttaaattggggagataggaagtagaatcttgttgtggcaaaatagttgatgttatatttttactcacattaacgaagtattcatttaagggtttggaagaaaaaatgtttaggctgtgttaattttatttcgaagatcgactaatatggaccaagtttctcttgcaacatgTTTAGAGATTTCCAGACGattctgatagtacattttttcaGCTGTGTTGATAGGTTTTAGATAGATTCCTCTGTACCTGAAGAtttattcagtgacaaagacgttggtagtaaatttcttgatgtaccaGGTGGACCAATAAGCcaatctctcggctatatatcagaaactattcatgttataactttaggagaaaaaattccttagtaaaagtggccaggagaaatcgctggaaataactttcaagtttctgcgtgaaccgctagggggcgtaacctgtgaagaaaaatttgaaaatcagttttttgtgaaatatgcccaattaaaCCAAATGTTAAAGaagtaaactagaaagaagcctaaattccgcacaaagttgttcaagtacttttttttattttttcaaataaagggtggggaagagtgggaaagtatttgtggataaatacctataactttggtttggatcagccgattttaacgaaattataataaaactggaataaattcgtaacaatatggcgcaaaccgcatgttgatagcttttgttgaactcgagatatgaataaaaacgcataaacataagtaagtatagtattgactcaccctttatgatatcttaaaattaaatatgtggaagatcatacaaatatatcgatcattaaaacttaatgtccagTTAAATGTTCAAATGGTTTTCCATCGtagtccacacaaagatgtaatctttcgcgcgtagacataacagctgcttcaatctcagctgttgatatactatttattgcgtttataatgcgctgtttcgTGTCATCTCGCatggttggtcgagtttggtacactaagtccttcaatcttccccacagataaaagaccagacatgttaagtctggagatctagctggccattaAAATATACTTCCTCTTCCAGTCCATGTATCTGGATAACTTGaatacaaataatctcgaactcgtctggaaaagtgcgcaggacacgcgtcatgttgtaatatcgtatctcttcttgtttgtaaggaaatatattccaataaaacaggcaactaattttccagaaaatccaaatatgttttgccatttaaagttctatcaaagaaatatggacctacaaTATTTCCATCAATTATACcgcaccaaacattaagactccatctaccttgaacctgcatCTTATGTATCCAGTGcagattttcttcagcccaataatgcatattatacagattaacaccacccgcactattaaacgtagcctcgtctgtccacaacatctttgacatgatatgcggttgttcttctagcagacctaacatccaattgcagtaatccagctTTGCAAtaaaatctctctcatgtaaaggttggtggagaactacatgataaggatgaagtctaaaaaacagaacaataaatattggtgaaaaagaaaccactaatatatatatttactaaaactcaaaaaatcttgaaaaatccacaattctTTCACAAGAAAAATCGTACATAAGTattttaagaaacggataaaaggataaaagcgccgtcttgccgtttttatcggaatattaaaataacagttgaatcaaAAGTTTAACCCTTTTCGAGCAAGTGGTTCCACAGCGGAACTACAAATTCATAAATTTCTAAAACCTTTCCCAGTAAACGCTTGACGGAACCACGTTCAGACCGGTGTCCCCTACAATTTTGTGTTTTAGATCGCTAATGCGGCGACTTTCTCGGTGGCTTCAGTTTGTTTCAAGGAGCGGTAGATGTATGTTACCTTTTTACTTTTTGTCACGCATAacgaatttttttatttcaactacgCAAATAAAAGATATGTCAGGTAAGTGGatcataaatatatacatattgatgTTATTTTAGAGTTGTTACAAAAAAGTTcttatattttttcataaatatgtTGTTTTTTGCTTTCAAAATATGTGGTTCCATGTGGACCCACAAAGCCTATTATTAgcataatataaatatttgtttttattgtttcaggAAACCGTTTCTTTAGAGAGCTTGAAGCTCTCGAAGCTGATGAGGTATTTCAACTTATTGAAGAGATACCATCCGGAGAAGAATCAGAAGCTTCCGAAATAGATTCAGATGATGATGGACGAGAGGATGAACCTCCCGATGATACCAATGATGAATCATTTGTTATTGAAGATGATcttcaagaaatacaaaatactGCGGAAAATGAAGACACTGGTACGGACATTGAAATATAATCAAGTAATCAAGAATCAAGTGAAGACGAAACTGGAGTCAATAGGAaaagaaaactaacaaaaaaaaatacaagatacaaatacacaaaacaaaggtaaaaagaaaCCTAAGAATAAAGAAAAGGTAGTTGTTTGGTCCGATGATTCAAAAAAATTTGGTAAGAGTCCTTCAGTTTTTGTAAGTGATGTAGGTCCTAATGTGCCCGAAGAGATAGAAGAACCGCTGGATATATTTATGCTTCTTTTTTCAGAGGAGCTTTTGGATACATTAGTATTTCAGACCAACTTGTATGCAacccaaaaaaataaacaatatattccaacaacaaaagaagaaatgaaatgTTTCTTAGGAATCAATATTCTTATGGGTATAAAAAAAGATCCAAGCTACAGAGATTATTGGTCTGCAAGAACTGATTTACGAGACACCTATATATCATCTGCTATGTCTCGAAATCGGTTTGATTGGTTTTTGGGTAACATGCACCTAAATGACAACTTTATTGCTCCTAAAAAAGGTTCTAATGATTATgacaaattgtataaaataagACCAATGATAGATAGATTGACGGAAACATTTGATAAGTATTATAATCCCAGTAAATGCCAGTCAGTTGACGAAGGAATGATTAAGTTCAAGGGGCGAAGCTCACTACGACAATACATGCCGCAAAAACCGACAAAAAGGGGTTATAAAGTATGGGTGCGAGCAAATGAATCTGGTTTTGTTTCGCAATTGCAGATTTATACAGGTAAAACAGGTGATCTTGCAGAAAAAAGGTTAGGGGCTAGAGTGGTCAAAGATTTAACAAGTAGTCTTGCTGGTAAGTGTCATGAAGTGTATATGGACAATTTTTTTACTTCTTATCTACTCTTAGAAGAACTACGGACCCAATATATATATGCTTGTGGAACAGCAAAGCTGAATACTAAATTTTTTCCCAAAGATTTCTCTAACGATAAATCAATGAAACGTGGTGACACATGTTGGAAAATTAGTAATGGGGGCATATTGGCAACAAAATGGATGGATAACAAATCTGTTCATTTCTTGAGCAATTTTCATAACCCTGAAGATATGCAGGAAATCTCAAGAAAGCAAAAATATGGCTCCAAAAAAACTTTCACTGGTCTTACAGTAGTGACAGATTATAATAAACATATGGGTTACGTAGACAAATCAGATATGTACAAGGCTTGCTATGCAATAGATCGTAAATCTAAAAAATGGTGGCATCGAATTTTCTGGCATTTTATTGATCTAACAATTGTAAACGCATATATCATATTCAAAGAAAGATCTCAAACACCATCAGTTACTCTCAAAGTTTTTCGTTTAGCAGTATCTGCAGGTTTGATAGGTGCTGATCCATCCACTCCCCAAAGAGGAAGACCAAGTTCAACAGCAGAAGTGCcgaataaatttaaaattcagGTTCCCATTGAAATACGCACCGACAAAGCTGCTCATATGCCCATTCATGGCAATAAAGTTCGATGTGCTCACTGTAGCACTAGAAACCAACCTCATAGAACTAGATGGCACTGTTCCTCATGTAAAGTTGGGCTTTGTCTCACGGATAAATCTAATTGCTTTTCaagttttcataaaaaataaaaataacttttttgaattCATACTTATTTTCCTGTGGTTGTAATTGTTTTTGTAGTTTTCATgcgaaataaataactttttttaattcctACTTATTTCCCTGTGGTTCCACCATGAAACCACCTCCAAACTCCAAAAAGttgtcataaaaaaatattatttccaatTTTTGGTGTTAAATTTTACGATAAATAACACAATTTTTGTTGAGAAATACATTTTAATGCAAATAGCATAATTCGGGCTGCAAAGGGTTAAAGGTAATTctaagtttctgacctaaacgttcactttataacatgaaaaaccaacctgtgatgttttagAATCCcgagaacagtagttttgggtacgtttaattctatagaaatttgccgactacttatatgtggattctgttgaattaaagcaagaacattgattgaattatattcggtcatacctctactacgtcgtttaaaacacgaacgatgaaaactaccagtttctcttaatcttcttgcgtttctttcaaatacttctttgccataatgtcttctctcaggatatcttacagaatatatacatgcggcaatagcggcattttggtgacattcgaaataaacttcaatcatatcatacaattctgcatttgatatactcatcacgaattattagtactgataattaattactaatattaccaatattaatatctattgaaaaaaaaagtgcaACGTTCATTtctaattataatataacacttcttaacaatgttttgactgctgtcaataaataaacaatatgaacaccccgtcaaattcattgtcgtagcctacttagtttcgtatttaatcatatgaaataacaatggtcaaaataggtatcaacattaagattcttctgttataaaaaaatttgaaagtacatacctagtaatttattttttaatttaattacagggtgagtcaatactatacttacttatgtttatgcgttcttattcatatctcgagttcgacaaaaaatattaacatgcggtttgagccattttgttacgaatttaatccagttccattgtATTTtccaataaataggtgtttctattaaacattttgaagaaaaacaaattttaattttttctattcgaaagtaccctgtACTTATGACTATTAAaattaaatgcaattattttatagtagatgtaaattaaataatCTACACTCTTTCTAATCAcactaattttgttaaaatcggttgatacaaatcaaagttataggtatttatccacaaatactttcccactctcccccaccctttatttgaaaaaataaaaaaaagttaaacatCTTTGTGCGGAATTCaagcctctttctagtttacttatttaacacttggtataattgggcatattttacaaaaaactggttttcaaatttttcttcacaggttacacccccgcggttaacccagaaacttgaaagttatttccagcatttctcttggccacttttactaatgaattttttctcctaaagttataacatgaatagtttctgatatatagccgagagatcggcttattggaccacccggtacagtAGTGAATggatattcttggctgatatgctgatacctttggtagtccagggtttgtgatgttttgacttaattctaattaaaggaaatgccttattgaaaatacagacaagcctatctaaaaaatcactgaaactATAGTCCACAGAATGAAAGTGCCACCAAGAAGTCAAGTTTTGAGCGAAAAAAAATCCTACCTTAACGTTGGGTTTTCAAAgattgtttgttaagagtgttaaacttgatATATACTGCTTtatgatcagatagtcctgcatAAATAATTGTAAAGTGCATATCAAGGgatgagaaatctgagacaatataatcaattatggtagatgttgttttaataattcttgtaggaaaattaacgtacattgtgaaaccatacgattcgaatatattgaccaaggatacttgggtagcacaagcaacagcgtaattaatattcaagtcaccgcatagaatcttGCTGTTTTTATTGGACAGGTCATTTAACAGgttccgaaaaaatagttccgtggaaatatcaggtgatctataaatgcaaagaatgtgtAGATTAAGATCCTTGTTATAAACCAACGAAAACTTAAAAAAGATTCATTTAACAGAAAGTTATATTTTCCTATAGGAGACACCAACTTGGACGATCAgacctagcaattgtggtatatttttctacaaaaaaagacTCGTTGACTTCAAGCCAGTACTTGGTAACCACAACATTAATTAGCAACTGCAATATTAATTAATTAGTGGATTCCTTTTTTAACCTCTGAAAAGAAGAAGCAATCTCCCTAAGAGAAGACTACTTGAAAATTAAGAGTTCTCTATAAAGCACATTTTATTAGCCGGAGTGTGGAGTTTTATTAGCGCTTTGATTTATATCCTAACAATCACCGTTAAAGTACTTGTTAACATAACAAATCGATTAATTTGGTTTTTAGATGACAGCCATTAAGTACTAATAAAATGGGTGAATATTGCAATCGTTATACTTGACAATACTTTACATACAGCAAGATTAGCGATAAAAAATGATGAATAATAATACTTCAAGCATTCAAATAGTTTTTATGAGTCACAAGAAACCATTTACGCTCCACTATTGAGCCATGAAAGCACTGAAATAATACCAATTAAATTACTTTGATGACGTTAAACTCTTACGAAAAATAAACCAAACTCTGAAAGCGACTATGGAGCTCTTATGGAAAGATAATATGGAACTATTTGCAGAGTAGCGATAACTTTTCGCTCGttcaatttttgtcttttttttaatagcacaaaATGTAATATATCTCACTAATGGAACGCAGACCATTTTTAAATTTCCGTTGATATGATATTCTTGGTATTGGCATGTGGGAGAACAATAAAGGAGATTGGAAATAGCATTTTCCTTATCATTACGGATACATTCATACATTATCgagatattttaattgtttttacgtaTATGTTAAATTAGaggagaaaattaaaattaaagtggGTAATAATAAAAGTTAAATTCAGGATCCTACATACCCaaaaaatttatacttatttaACAGGATCTTTGTTATATTTACAAAGAATGCTGATATTTTTCCTTTTAAAACGTAAATAGTTTTTGTTAACAATGTTTTAGTCCAAAAAGttgtaaattattaataataaataagtttTTAACCAACACtaacaagaattacaaaaaaagatgGTAAAATAGGCAGTACAATAGACTAGTGCCAAGCTTCATACAATTTCTTCTGTattcttaaaatttaaataatacactaccgagcataaaattagggtcaccccgtaatttgaatttattttagaaattattattctgttttaactattttcggttgtaacatagtttactaacggattgcttaaagaaaacaacgtttttgtcgtttaaagtttattaaaaataatatgaagaattttcctttgatatactaaatattgaaaagggacaattttaatttgatgtgctttttgttgaaaaaaagaaattttaagaacttcagtagcgagtattccctcctctggtagtgataacagcttgcaaacgatgaggcatgctttggatcagattttggatcacattctgcggaagattattccattcttataccaatatgtcgcgaagctATCTCAAATTTCTGGGGACCGGCACATGACTCCTTTaacgtctcttcatctcatcccaaacatgttctatgggattgatatctgGACTGCTAGCGGGTCAAATaaatcgtgtgatttgaacctcgtcaagatactcagtaactatcctagcagtgtggggccgtgcattatcatgcataaatgttgcgtcgtctccaagaataaccataaacggtaaaacatggtcttacagaatctgtgtcaggtacctatgcgctgtcaatgtttcattctcgataaagactaactccgtgtaagcatcaaacgatatgcctccccatgccataaccgaccctccaccaaatggaagacgctcggcaacacatgcttgagcatatctctcgcctggacgtcgccacactctaacacgtttgtctgagcccgtaagacagaatctcatttcatcggaaaacaatacacgactccaatcctgTATTGTCCAAGCCAAAtgttctcgtgcaaaattcaatctggcaattcggtgttcacgggaaagcggcggtctagttactctagttcgagaaAATAAATCAGCAGCATGAAGTCGTCAcctaactgtccattcacttatgtttacattgctcacttcttgcagatgatttcgaagagaaactgccgtgaccgttcggtttctcaaagcactagaaacgacaaagcagtcatctctagctgttgtaatcctgcctcgacctaaaccaggtcttcgagtaagcagaccggtctcttcgtaccgttgccataacgccacaacagaatttatgctcattgcaatacactgacagtgataacaatacacaaacaatttagaattaacgttaaaaccatagaaacaaaaaatgtgctgataacggtttttaggaattaggctaaggggcccttttttatctcaaacgcttgtcgaaacaacgataacaatttttttttcaagaaatccattagtaaactatgttacaaccgaaaatagttaaaacagaataataatttctaaaataaattcaaattacggggtggccctaattttatgctcggtagtgtattttaaaaatcaaataaaattattttagtatttatttattatttatattttaaatacattgtattatgttaaaataatttaataaattattatgtttgctcttAACGCTAACTGCTAACGTATTAACAatattaacaaagcatactttTTTACTTCTGACAGATCTGTCAAATTCggatcaaaattaaattaatattaaaatttaaatatcatttgataataaatttaatttattatcaaattttattagaacgtggcatataaagtattgtccagcgtattgtacagaagattgatcccctatgctgaacgaacaaatagttgggaactaccggtgcggtttccgacccaataaatcaacaacggatcaaatctttacagtcaggcagattcttaaGAAAACGtttgagttcggagtcgacacccaccactTATCGTGGATTTCACAGCCGCATActactcagtcaacagacaaaaacttctacaggctatggtgaaatttcaaatgccgcttcatcttattcaactaacggaacttacactcacaggtgtagagagtgtagtcagaatccaaaacgacttttcaagacccttccattgtaaaaatggactgagacagggagatggactgtcgtgtctcttacttaaccttgcactagaaaagtaattcgagagtgccatattaatacgaatggcaccatctttaataaatctgtacaagtgatCGGATATGCAGATCACATAGATATTATTGCTTATTGCTcagggcgtctgcactgagaatgagactaaaaataaacgcacagaaaaccaagtatatgtattgtaatTGATcgggcaaccagatacctagactattaattgatgatctggaactggaaggtgtggacaccttcgtctacctgggctcgctgctgaccaaagacaa is drawn from Diabrotica undecimpunctata isolate CICGRU chromosome 5, icDiaUnde3, whole genome shotgun sequence and contains these coding sequences:
- the LOC140440923 gene encoding uncharacterized protein; this translates as MRRLSRWLQFVSRSGRCMLPFYFLSRITNFFISTTQIKDMSGNRFFRELEALEADEVFQLIEEIPSGEESEASEIDSDDDGREDEPPDDTNDESFVIEDDLQEIQNTAENEDTGTDIEI